The DNA sequence ATCATATTTATAATAGAAAAGATAATTAAGAAAAGAAATAGGCAAGATTATGCTATTTTAAATGGACTTACTGTAAGAATAAAAGCAGATGCACCAATAGAAGATTTAGAAATAGTAAGTAAAAAAGAAGTAGAAGAAAAAATTAAAGAATTCGAAGATGTAATAAAAAAGCGTGCTGAAAATCTAGATAAAACGAGCAAAAAAGGATTTAAAAGATATAAAGAGATAATATATACAGGTAAAATACTACATCTAGATGGTGACAGAAGGTATATGGAAAAAGCTATAAGATATTATGAAAAATTAGGCTTAAAGGCAATTGTTAAAAATGTATCTGAATCGAAACAGCAATATGTAATAAAAAATTTGCTAGAAAAATATAATCCTGACATATTAGTGATAACAGGGCATGATTCTATGCTAAAGAAAGGAGCAGATTATAATAATATAAATAATTATAGAAATTCTAAATACTTTATTGAATCTGTAAAAGAAGCTAGAAAATATGAACCAGATATGGATAAACTGGTTATATTTGCTGGGGCATGTCAAAGCTTTTTTGAGGCAATAATGATAGCTGGTGCAAATTTTGCGTCATCTCCAGGTAGAATTTTAATAGATTTTGTAGATCCTTTAATTGTGGCTGAAAAAGTAGCTACAACAGATAAAAATAAAATTGTAACAATAAATCAAATAATAAAAGAAATAAGAGAGGGCTCTGCCGGGATAGGAGGAACGTCAGCAGAAGGGAAAAGAGAGAAAATTTTGATTAATTAGCAAATATTACATTTATATTACATAATTGTAATATAAATGTAATATTTGGATACTGATAA is a window from the uncultured Fibrobacter sp. genome containing:
- the yabG gene encoding sporulation peptidase YabG, translating into MNFKKGYMVARKSYNKDIIFIIEKIIKKRNRQDYAILNGLTVRIKADAPIEDLEIVSKKEVEEKIKEFEDVIKKRAENLDKTSKKGFKRYKEIIYTGKILHLDGDRRYMEKAIRYYEKLGLKAIVKNVSESKQQYVIKNLLEKYNPDILVITGHDSMLKKGADYNNINNYRNSKYFIESVKEARKYEPDMDKLVIFAGACQSFFEAIMIAGANFASSPGRILIDFVDPLIVAEKVATTDKNKIVTINQIIKEIREGSAGIGGTSAEGKREKILIN